The proteins below come from a single Nostoc sp. KVJ3 genomic window:
- the glpK gene encoding glycerol kinase GlpK, which translates to MHILGHTTPSSGYILALDLGTTGNRAFVFNADGKIVGQAYKEITQYYPQPGWLEHDPQQIWQDTCWVMQTAIGNAQIVPSTIAALGLTVQRETCLIWDKTTGKPLHRAIVWQDRRTAPLCHQLQEQGYADEIYDRTGLIIDAYFSATKLRWLLDKVTDIDLNNILAGTIDTWVLWNLTGGKVHATDHSNASRTMLMNLKTCEWDENLLNLFQIPVDILPQIQPSLGIFGVTDPTLLGAEIPITAILGDQQAALFGHGCDRPGLIKCTYGTGSFLVAHTGNQIVRSLRGATPTHHQLISTVAWTKLNPSGALDVGYALEGSMFTSGACIQWLRDRLKLIKTAAESETMANQVTDNGGVYFVPAFSGLGAPYWDMSARGAFFGITASVQPEHLVRAVLEAIAYQVLEVVQAVNASSTTPVGRLTVDGGACENNFLMQFQADVLGIPVERPIMRDTTVQGAAFAAGLAVGFWDNYEALVQQRQIERVFEPRSDRPLSNFGIWQKAVKRTLAWEE; encoded by the coding sequence ATGCATATACTTGGCCATACAACTCCATCATCGGGCTACATATTAGCGCTGGACTTAGGTACAACAGGCAACCGCGCCTTTGTATTTAACGCAGACGGCAAGATTGTTGGGCAAGCATATAAAGAAATAACTCAGTATTATCCTCAGCCAGGATGGTTAGAACACGATCCTCAACAAATCTGGCAAGATACCTGTTGGGTGATGCAAACTGCAATTGGGAATGCCCAGATTGTTCCATCTACGATCGCAGCTTTGGGACTAACTGTACAGCGCGAAACCTGTTTGATTTGGGACAAAACCACTGGTAAACCACTCCATAGAGCGATCGTCTGGCAAGATCGCCGCACTGCTCCCCTTTGTCACCAGTTGCAAGAGCAAGGCTATGCTGATGAAATTTACGATCGCACCGGATTAATCATTGATGCCTATTTTTCTGCTACTAAGCTCAGATGGCTATTAGACAAGGTTACAGATATCGATCTAAACAACATATTAGCAGGGACTATTGATACCTGGGTGCTATGGAATCTCACAGGGGGTAAAGTTCATGCTACCGATCACAGCAACGCCAGCCGGACAATGTTGATGAATCTCAAAACCTGTGAGTGGGATGAAAATTTACTGAATCTGTTTCAAATTCCGGTTGATATTTTACCCCAAATTCAGCCTAGTTTAGGAATATTTGGAGTTACCGATCCTACTTTGTTGGGCGCTGAAATTCCCATTACCGCCATCTTGGGAGATCAACAAGCGGCTTTATTTGGTCATGGCTGCGATCGCCCCGGTTTGATAAAATGTACTTACGGGACTGGTAGCTTTTTAGTAGCCCACACAGGCAATCAAATTGTGCGATCTCTACGAGGGGCTACGCCTACGCACCATCAACTCATTTCTACAGTGGCATGGACAAAATTAAACCCAAGTGGAGCCTTGGATGTAGGCTATGCCTTAGAAGGCAGTATGTTTACCAGTGGAGCTTGTATTCAATGGTTGCGCGATCGCCTCAAACTGATTAAAACTGCTGCTGAAAGTGAAACGATGGCAAATCAGGTAACAGATAATGGCGGAGTATACTTTGTCCCTGCATTTAGTGGACTGGGCGCACCTTATTGGGATATGAGTGCTAGGGGAGCCTTTTTCGGCATTACCGCCAGTGTCCAACCAGAGCATCTAGTACGCGCTGTATTGGAAGCGATCGCTTATCAAGTTCTAGAAGTCGTGCAAGCGGTTAATGCATCTAGCACTACTCCAGTTGGTCGATTAACCGTAGATGGTGGTGCTTGCGAGAATAATTTTTTGATGCAGTTCCAGGCTGATGTATTAGGTATTCCAGTTGAACGGCCGATCATGCGCGATACAACCGTTCAGGGTGCAGCATTTGCAGCAGGTTTAGCTGTAGGATTTTGGGATAACTATGAAGCACTGGTGCAGCAACGACAAATTGAGCGTGTGTTTGAGCCGAGGAGCGATCGCCCATTGTCCAATTTTGGTATTTGGCAAAAAGCAGTGAAACGAACTCTTGCTTGGGAGGAGTAG
- the argC gene encoding N-acetyl-gamma-glutamyl-phosphate reductase: protein MTKPKIFIDGESGTTGLQIVSRLNQRDDIELVSIDASKRKDATERAKLINAVDVVILCLPDDAAREAVSLVSSTTVKILDASSAHRTANSWVYGFPELNPGQREKIASAQFVSNPGCYPTGFLACIRPLIAKELLKSNFPITINAVSGYSGGGKNLINQYHTFHEQQAGGDSLYPYSIYGLQFGHKHVKEMHYYSGLASPPLFVPSVGDFEQGMLVQVPLPLGTLDNPPSGEVIYKAIADYYQGEKFVQVAPYQDSTLLRDGIFLDALAINSTNIVQLFVFANDTTKEALLIARLDNLGKGASGAAIQNLNIMLGFPEELGLL from the coding sequence ATTACTAAACCTAAGATTTTTATTGATGGCGAATCGGGAACCACAGGCTTACAAATTGTCTCACGCCTCAATCAACGGGATGATATCGAGTTAGTTAGTATTGATGCGTCTAAACGTAAGGATGCAACTGAGCGAGCCAAACTAATTAATGCCGTCGATGTTGTTATTCTCTGCTTACCTGATGATGCGGCCCGTGAAGCTGTCAGCTTAGTCAGTAGTACTACGGTTAAGATTCTTGATGCTAGTAGTGCCCATCGCACAGCTAATAGCTGGGTATATGGCTTCCCTGAACTCAATCCAGGACAGCGAGAGAAAATTGCCAGCGCGCAGTTTGTCAGCAATCCAGGCTGTTATCCCACAGGATTTTTAGCCTGTATCCGTCCGTTGATTGCGAAGGAACTTTTAAAAAGTAATTTTCCCATCACCATTAACGCAGTATCAGGTTACTCCGGTGGTGGAAAGAATCTCATCAACCAATACCATACCTTCCATGAACAGCAAGCTGGGGGAGACTCACTATATCCATACAGCATCTATGGTTTGCAGTTTGGGCATAAGCACGTCAAGGAAATGCATTATTATTCAGGTTTAGCATCGCCACCACTGTTTGTACCGTCGGTAGGGGATTTTGAGCAAGGGATGCTAGTTCAAGTGCCTTTGCCGCTAGGGACTTTGGATAATCCACCATCAGGTGAGGTAATCTATAAAGCGATCGCTGATTACTACCAAGGTGAAAAATTTGTGCAGGTTGCTCCATACCAAGATTCTACTCTGCTGCGAGACGGAATCTTTTTGGATGCGCTCGCAATCAACAGCACCAATATTGTTCAGCTTTTTGTATTCGCCAATGACACCACCAAAGAAGCATTGCTAATTGCACGTCTTGACAACTTGGGCAAAGGCGCATCAGGAGCCGCAATCCAAAATCTAAACATCATGTTAGGCTTTCCAGAAGAATTAGGATTGTTATGA
- the larE gene encoding ATP-dependent sacrificial sulfur transferase LarE, with the protein MLTEKFEQLRALFQEMEQALIAYSGGVDSTLVAKIAYDTLGDRALAVTAVSPSLLPEELEDAKIQAATIGIPHKIVQTHEMENPNYTSNPVNRCYFCKSELHDTLKPLALELGYPYVVDGVNADDLHDYRPGIQAAKERGARSPLAEVSVTKVEVRQLSQQLGLPWWDKPAQPCLSSRFPYGEEITVAKLQRVGRAEIFLRKLGWQNLRVRSEGDTARVELPPEQIKEFVLTTDLQKVVSAFQDFGFLYVTLDLEGYRSGKLNQILNREALGVKI; encoded by the coding sequence ATGCTGACAGAAAAATTTGAGCAATTAAGAGCCTTATTTCAAGAAATGGAACAAGCGTTGATTGCCTACTCTGGGGGCGTTGATAGCACTTTGGTTGCCAAAATTGCTTATGATACATTGGGCGATCGCGCTCTGGCTGTCACGGCTGTTTCTCCTTCGCTGTTGCCAGAAGAGTTAGAAGATGCCAAAATTCAAGCCGCAACTATTGGGATTCCTCATAAAATCGTCCAGACTCACGAAATGGAAAATCCCAATTACACTTCTAACCCAGTTAATCGCTGCTATTTTTGTAAAAGTGAATTGCACGATACTCTCAAACCTTTAGCTTTAGAGTTGGGTTATCCTTATGTAGTAGATGGGGTAAATGCCGATGATTTGCATGATTATCGCCCAGGAATTCAAGCAGCAAAAGAAAGAGGGGCGCGATCGCCTTTAGCCGAAGTGAGTGTCACCAAAGTTGAAGTTCGCCAACTTTCGCAACAACTCGGTTTACCTTGGTGGGATAAACCCGCTCAACCTTGCCTCAGTTCCCGGTTCCCTTATGGTGAAGAGATTACTGTCGCTAAGTTACAACGAGTTGGTAGAGCAGAAATTTTCTTAAGAAAACTGGGTTGGCAGAATTTGCGCGTGCGATCGGAAGGGGATACAGCACGCGTTGAATTACCACCAGAACAAATTAAAGAGTTTGTATTAACAACAGATTTACAGAAAGTAGTTTCTGCATTTCAGGATTTCGGATTTCTTTACGTAACCCTGGATTTGGAAGGTTATCGTAGCGGTAAGTTGAATCAGATTTTGAATCGGGAAGCCTTGGGCGTTAAAATATAA
- a CDS encoding branched-chain amino acid ABC transporter permease: protein MDTQFAQLIVNGIAVGSIIALAAVGLTLTSGILRLSNFAHGDFLTLGAYLTWLINTIGVNIWLSMILAAAGTVAAMLLSEKLLWSRMRSIRATSTTLIIISIGLALFIRNGIIFIWGGKNQNYNLPVTTALDIFGLKVPQNQLLVLGLAVLAILALHYLLQNTKIGKAMRAVADDLDLARVSGINVDRVIFWTWLIAGTLTSLGGSMYGLITAVRPNMGWFLILPLFASVILGGIGNPYGAIAAAFIIGIVQETSTPWLGSQYKQGVALLIMILVLLIRPKGLFKGTI from the coding sequence ATGGATACACAATTCGCTCAACTAATCGTCAATGGGATTGCGGTGGGGAGCATTATTGCTCTAGCCGCAGTTGGACTCACTCTTACATCTGGAATTTTACGGCTATCTAACTTTGCTCATGGTGACTTTTTAACTTTAGGAGCCTATCTCACCTGGCTGATCAATACTATTGGAGTTAATATTTGGCTGTCAATGATCCTGGCGGCGGCGGGAACAGTAGCAGCAATGCTGTTATCAGAAAAGTTATTGTGGTCAAGAATGCGCTCTATCCGTGCTACTTCCACGACGCTGATTATTATTTCTATCGGACTTGCCTTATTTATTCGCAATGGGATTATTTTTATTTGGGGTGGCAAAAACCAAAATTATAATTTACCTGTCACCACAGCTTTAGATATATTTGGTTTAAAAGTGCCCCAAAATCAATTATTGGTTTTGGGGTTGGCTGTGCTAGCGATATTGGCGCTGCATTACCTGTTGCAAAATACCAAAATTGGTAAAGCGATGCGAGCAGTTGCAGACGATCTAGACTTAGCCAGGGTTTCAGGTATCAATGTTGACCGGGTAATTTTCTGGACTTGGCTAATTGCTGGCACTCTTACGTCATTGGGCGGAAGTATGTATGGGTTAATTACAGCCGTGCGCCCGAATATGGGATGGTTTTTAATATTACCGTTATTTGCCTCAGTAATTCTTGGTGGCATAGGCAACCCTTACGGTGCGATCGCAGCAGCTTTTATCATTGGCATTGTCCAAGAAACCAGCACACCTTGGCTGGGTTCCCAGTATAAACAGGGTGTAGCACTGTTGATCATGATTTTGGTGCTGCTCATTCGTCCCAAAGGTTTATTCAAAGGAACGATTTGA
- a CDS encoding photosystem I protein PsaX produces MTAKTTKNVADSPVADSGAKPPYAYRTGWAIFLLAINLLVAAWYFHIIE; encoded by the coding sequence ATGACCGCTAAAACAACAAAGAATGTTGCAGATTCCCCAGTTGCCGACAGTGGAGCTAAACCTCCCTACGCCTATCGCACAGGCTGGGCGATATTCTTGCTAGCTATCAACTTACTGGTAGCAGCCTGGTACTTCCACATTATTGAATAA
- the lipA gene encoding lipoyl synthase: protein MISSQQAELKSEITAMPSWLRRPIAKASEISTVQRIIKQRQIHTICEEGRCPNRGECYAQKTATFLLMGPTCTRACAFCQVDKGHAPMPLDLEEPQKVAQAVQLLGLRYVVLTSVARDDLPDQGAGHFVETIATIRQLNPETQIEVLTPDFWGGAGVGESGQRQRIAMIVKAKPACFNHNIETVQRLTGPVRRGAKYDRSLSVLAMVKEIDPTIPTKSGLMLGHGETLDEVVEAMADLRGVQCDRLTMGQYMRPTLEHLRVQKYWTPEEFDRLGRLAWEMGFNHVRSGPLVRSSYHAGEE from the coding sequence ATGATTTCGTCACAACAAGCCGAACTAAAGTCTGAAATTACGGCAATGCCTAGCTGGTTACGTCGCCCTATTGCCAAAGCCAGTGAAATCTCCACCGTACAACGCATTATTAAGCAACGTCAAATTCACACAATTTGCGAAGAAGGTCGTTGTCCCAACCGGGGAGAGTGCTATGCCCAAAAAACTGCAACTTTCTTACTAATGGGGCCTACTTGTACACGAGCTTGTGCTTTTTGTCAAGTAGATAAAGGTCATGCACCGATGCCTCTTGATTTAGAGGAACCTCAAAAGGTAGCACAGGCGGTACAGCTTTTGGGATTGCGTTATGTGGTGCTGACTTCTGTTGCCCGTGATGATTTGCCCGATCAGGGTGCAGGGCACTTTGTGGAGACGATCGCTACTATCCGCCAATTGAACCCAGAAACTCAAATTGAAGTGCTGACCCCAGATTTTTGGGGTGGTGCTGGTGTTGGGGAATCAGGCCAACGCCAACGGATAGCGATGATTGTCAAAGCCAAACCAGCTTGTTTTAATCACAATATCGAGACAGTGCAACGGTTAACTGGGCCAGTGCGTCGGGGAGCCAAATACGATCGCTCGCTCTCGGTTCTGGCTATGGTTAAAGAAATCGATCCGACAATTCCCACCAAATCAGGTTTGATGCTGGGACACGGCGAAACACTTGATGAAGTTGTTGAAGCAATGGCTGATTTAAGGGGTGTGCAGTGCGATCGCTTGACTATGGGGCAGTATATGCGTCCAACTCTTGAACATCTAAGAGTCCAAAAATATTGGACTCCAGAGGAATTTGATCGACTCGGCAGATTAGCATGGGAAATGGGATTCAATCATGTCCGTTCTGGGCCTCTGGTTCGCAGTTCCTATCATGCTGGAGAGGAGTGA
- a CDS encoding response regulator: MASNKILVIDDTTVVRVKVREMLPPGNFEVLEAKDGLEGLNFILQEKLSLIMLDFLLPKMSGWEVFQKVQADPELRKIPLVIMSGRKEEVTEKITEPFEYFEFLGKPFDQKQLINAIKLAMTKAKQPRPEFVTVGAGVAVKNGTTLTSSVATATVAAPSIANTAMPTAASNATPTTAQASDTELNSLNEKIVKMQAEIDALKKQLTQVVTFIKQKIK, translated from the coding sequence GTGGCAAGCAACAAGATTTTAGTTATTGATGACACTACAGTTGTCAGGGTAAAGGTACGAGAAATGTTGCCTCCAGGCAATTTCGAGGTACTGGAAGCAAAAGACGGTTTGGAAGGACTAAATTTTATCCTTCAGGAAAAACTCAGCCTGATTATGCTGGATTTCCTGTTGCCTAAAATGAGTGGCTGGGAGGTTTTCCAGAAAGTTCAAGCCGATCCGGAATTAAGGAAGATTCCTTTGGTGATCATGTCTGGTCGCAAGGAAGAGGTCACTGAAAAAATCACAGAACCCTTTGAATACTTTGAATTTCTAGGCAAGCCTTTCGATCAGAAGCAACTAATTAACGCAATTAAGTTAGCGATGACCAAGGCGAAACAGCCACGCCCAGAGTTCGTTACAGTCGGAGCAGGGGTTGCTGTTAAAAATGGCACAACTTTAACTTCTAGTGTTGCAACTGCTACAGTAGCAGCCCCTAGCATCGCCAATACTGCAATGCCTACGGCGGCAAGCAACGCAACTCCTACTACCGCACAAGCCTCCGACACAGAACTTAATTCATTAAACGAGAAAATTGTCAAAATGCAAGCTGAAATTGATGCTTTGAAAAAACAGTTAACTCAGGTTGTGACCTTTATTAAACAAAAAATCAAGTAA